The Pyrus communis chromosome 2, drPyrComm1.1, whole genome shotgun sequence genome includes a window with the following:
- the LOC137724876 gene encoding uncharacterized protein, giving the protein MVIELQILLFRMQRFGIFSFILLPGNFARASAPLFSISNVFYLICFELQLDINPRLLDISDSSVCLTNSCSLTVNLEPRETSTGEQSKMETARMEDFPQTDKLEETNKAEKSDKEMAKVGDEPKENLEVREESPKEEKRKWEEDLVEADDQLKEKSEVAEEAPKEQNNSWEDDWGEDDEFVNWEDVNIANDNGNWGEELRQADEASSFNDNGSKEIEDNLKVKTAENVRIDSEEVVAEIEAERLKAEIENLKREKTALDEKLISESLVYEDSRCVWETQNQKLNAMLHEAYLESEGLVKELENHCKLVKEMVTRFDSYEEDGRRWEQEKREMSAKLEALTAASEKDKSVAQNCKEDLRKEWEEEKASLTQRLSAAYFVCNYYSRVIKNYEQTNLKAQTPASKKDQETALKLEEEKNTRLRDCEEKHLRLTQRNADLAKNLQNETDSARRFCNLVYKLDEKCWMLEDEKINLTAKLCAATASSELYRSMLHDKGC; this is encoded by the exons ATGGTTATAGAATTACAGATACTGCTGTTCAGGATGCAGCGGTTTGGGATCTTCTCGTTTATTTTGTTACCCGGAAATTTTGCACGTGCCTCTGCTCCTTTATTCAGTATATCCAATGTCTTTTACTTGATATGCTTCGAGCTGCAGTTGGACATAAACCCTAGGCTACTT GATATATCGGATAGTTCTGTTTGCTTGACAAACTCATGTTCCTTGACTGTGAATCTAGAGCCAAGA GAAACTAGCACGGGTGAACAATCAAAGATGGAGACAGCTAGAATGGAGGATTTCCCACAAACAGACAAGTTGGAA GAAACTAACAAGGCTGAGAAATCAGACAAAGAGATGGCAAAAGTTGGGGatgaaccaaaagaaaatttggaaGTCCGAGAAGAATcaccaaaagaggaaaaaagaaaatgggaaGAGGATTTGGTGGAAGCTGATGACCAATTGAAGGAAAAGTCAGAAGTTGCAGAAGAGGCaccaaaagaacaaaataacAGTTGGGAAGATGATTGGGGGGAAGATGATGa ATTTGTCAACTGGGAAGATGTAAATATAGCTAATGATAACGGTAACTGGGGAGAAGAGTTGAGGCAAGCTGATGAAGCTTCTAGTTTCAATGACAACGGTAGCAAAGAGATTGAGGATAATTTGAAGGTCAAAACAGCCGAAAATGTAAGGATTGATAGTGAGGAAGTAGTTGCGGAAATTGAAGCTGAGAGACTGAAGGCTGAGATTGAGAATTTGAAGAGGGAGAAGACAGCACTGGATGAAAAGTTGATTTCGGAGAGTCTTGTGTACGAAGATTCTCGCTGCGTGTGGGAAACACAAAACCAAAAGCTTAATGCAATGCTTCATGAAGCATATCTGGAATCCGAAGGTTTGGTTAAGGAGTTAGAGAATCACTGCAAGTTGGTGAAAGAAATGGTGACGAGGTTCGATAGTTATGAAGAAGATGGCAGGAGATGGGAGcaagagaagagagaaatgtCGGCAAAACTTGAAGCTCTAACTGCAGCTTCTGAAAAGGATAAAAGTGTTGCGCAAAACTGCAAGGAAGATCTCAGAAAAGAATGGGAAGAAGAGAAAGCTTCACTCACTCAAAGGCTTTCTGCAGCATATTTTGTGTGCAATTACTATTCTCGGGTTATAAAGAACTATGAACAAACAAATCTCAAAGCTCAAACTCCAGCTTCCAAAAAAGACCAAG AAACAGCCCTCAAGTTGGAGGAAGAGAAAAACACTCGTTTGCGTGACTGTGAAGAAAAACACCTCAGGCTAACGCAAAGGAACGCTGATCTTGCTAAAAATCTTCAGAATGAAACTGATTCGGCTAGGCGCTTCTGTAACCTTGTTTACAAGCTTGATGAGAAATGCTGGATGCTCGAGGATGAGAAAATAAATCTCACTGCAAAGCTTTGTGCTGCTACTGCTTCCTCTGAACTATATCGAAGCATGCTGCATGATAAAGGCTGTTAG